The Arachis hypogaea cultivar Tifrunner chromosome 19, arahy.Tifrunner.gnm2.J5K5, whole genome shotgun sequence genome has a window encoding:
- the LOC112779698 gene encoding uncharacterized protein codes for MSSLKIGKKLQPAKKAWRSISKTVQSRVNKHNIQKSIKNTLHRLIAIFHHLCHLITRSRGHHRSLTTTRTPYGASYYGRSIPAIHIDDLFAESASASTSATNVRVRANNNNIGTSPARGEASRGKKVVVEKKELQRDIDTIEDAWKVVVAKSPMLQVDEKAEEFISKFHLDMKIQKENSLLEFQEMLARGV; via the coding sequence ATGTCAAGCTTGAAGATAGGGAAGAAGCTTCAACCTGCAAAGAAAGCATGgaggagcatctccaaaactgtGCAATCAAGGGTCAACAAGCACAACATACAAAAGAGTATCAAGAACACCCTTCATCGCCTCATCGCCATATTTCACCATCTTTGTCACCTCATAACACGTAGCCGTGGCCATCATCGTTCGCTCACTACTACAAGAACACCATATGGTGCTTCTTATTATGGTAGGAGCATACCTGCAATTCACATAGATGATCTCTTTGCCGAGtctgcttctgcttctacttctgCTACCAACGTTCGTGTTCGTGCCAATAACAATAATATTGGTACATCGCCTGCGCGAGGCGAAGCAAGCCGAGGCAAAAAGGTTGTCGTTGAGAAGAAGGAATTGCAAAGGGACATAGATACTATTGAGGATGCATGGAAGGTTGTGGTTGCTAAGTCACCAATGCTTCAGGTTGATGAGAAGGCTGAGGAGTTCATCTCTAAGTTTCATCTTGATATGAAGATTCAGAAAGAGAACTCTTTGTTGGAATTTCAAGAAATGCTAGCTAGAGGGgtctaa
- the LOC112776334 gene encoding pre-mRNA-splicing factor SLU7 isoform X3 has protein sequence MTHNAKSCMERPRKIGAKWTNMHIAPDEKIETFELDYDGKRDRWNGFDPATYARIIEKYEQRDEARRKYLKEQQLKKLEEKNNKQKGENEVSDDDEDEDTMKDDEAKVDESKQMDFAKVEKRVRTTGGGSTGTVRNLRIREDIAKYLLNLDVNSAYYDPKTRSMREDPLPDADPNEKFYGGDNQYRISGQALEFKQLNVHAWEAFEKGKDIHLQAAPSQAELLFKDFKIIKEKLKSQTKAAIMEKYGNAATQEELPKELLLGQTERQVEYDRAGRVIKGLETSLPKSKYEEDVYINNHTSVWGSWWKDHQWGYKCCKQTIRNSYCTGAAGIEAAETAADLMKANIEHKAASEDTPTQAEEKKLAAWGTDVPADLVLDQKKLANALKKEDERKREEKDERKRKYNVRWNDEVTPEEMEAYRMKRVHYDDPMKDFLH, from the exons ATGACTCATAATGCGAAATCATGCATGGAGCGACCTAGAAAGATTGGAGCAAAATGGACCAACATGCATATTGCTCCTGATGAGAAAATAGAAACATTTGAACTTGATTATGATGGCAAGCGGGATCGGTGGAATGGTTTCGATCCCGCAACCTATGCTCGtattattgaaaaatatgaaCAAAGGGATGAGGCTCGGAGGAAGTACTTGAAAGAACAGCAGTTAAAGAAATtggaagagaaaaacaataaacaaaAAGGAGAAAATGAGGTtagtgatgatgatgaggatgaagataccATGAAGGATGATGAGGCTAAAGTTGATGAGAGCAAACAGATGGACTTTGCCAAGGTTGAAAAGCGAGTTAGAACTACTGGAGGTGGCAGTACAGGAACTGTAAG AAATTTGCGTATCCGGGAGGACATTGCCAAATACCTTTTAAATCTTGATGTCAATTCAGCTTATTATGATCCAAAGACCCGTTCCATGCGAGAGGACCCCCTTCCTGATGCAGATCCTAACGAGAAATTCTATGGT GGAGACAACCAATATAGAATAAGTGGACAAGCTTTGGAGTTCAAACAACTTAATGTTCATGCTTGGGAGGCATTTGAGAAAGGGAAAGATATCCACTTGCAAGCTGCACCTTCCCAAGCTGAATTGCTGTTTAAGGATTTTAAGATAATCAAAGAGAAGTTGAAGTCACAAACAAAGGCTGCCATAATGGAGAAGTATGGAAATGCAGCAACTCAAGAAGAGCTTCCGAAAGAGCTTCTCTTAGGACAAACAGAGAGACAAGTTGAATATGATCGTGCTGGAAGAGTCATTAAAGGCCTG GAGACCTCTCTTCCGAAAAGCAAGTATGAAGAAGATGTATATATTAATAATCACACTAGCGTATGGGGTTCATGGTGGAAGGATCACCAATGGGGCTACAAATGTTGTAAACAAACCATAAGAAACAGCTATTGCACTGGGGCTGCAGGAATTGAAGCTGCTGAGACAGCAGCAGATTTAATGAAGGCAAACATTGAACATAAAGCAGCATCTGAAG atACTCCTACTCAAGCAGAGGAGAAAAAGCTTGCTGCTTGGGGAACTGATGTGCCTGCTGACCTTGTCCTGGATCAGAAAAAACTTGCCAATGCCCTTAAAAAG GAGGATGAAAGAAAGAGGGAGGAAAAAGATGAGAGGAAGCGCAAGTATAATGTTAGATGGAATGATGAG GTCACTCCTGAGGAGATGGAGGCATATAGGATGAAAAGGGTCCATTATGATGATCCAATGAAAGATTTTCTGCATTAG
- the LOC112776334 gene encoding pre-mRNA-splicing factor SLU7-A isoform X1 — protein sequence MATASAAFKSREDHRKQLELEEARKAGLAPAEVDEDGKEINPHIPQYMSSAPWYLNAEKPSLKHQRKWKSDPNYTKSWYDRGAKIFQADKYRKGACENCGAMTHNAKSCMERPRKIGAKWTNMHIAPDEKIETFELDYDGKRDRWNGFDPATYARIIEKYEQRDEARRKYLKEQQLKKLEEKNNKQKGENEVSDDDEDEDTMKDDEAKVDESKQMDFAKVEKRVRTTGGGSTGTVRNLRIREDIAKYLLNLDVNSAYYDPKTRSMREDPLPDADPNEKFYGGDNQYRISGQALEFKQLNVHAWEAFEKGKDIHLQAAPSQAELLFKDFKIIKEKLKSQTKAAIMEKYGNAATQEELPKELLLGQTERQVEYDRAGRVIKGLETSLPKSKYEEDVYINNHTSVWGSWWKDHQWGYKCCKQTIRNSYCTGAAGIEAAETAADLMKANIEHKAASEDTPTQAEEKKLAAWGTDVPADLVLDQKKLANALKKEDERKREEKDERKRKYNVRWNDEVTPEEMEAYRMKRVHYDDPMKDFLH from the exons ATGGCAACTGCATCAG CGGCTTTCAAATCTAGAGAGGACCACAGGAAACAACTCGAATTGGAGGAGGCGCGTAAAGCAGGGCTTGCTCCAGCTGAGGTTGATGAAGATGGGAAAGAGATTAACCCTCATATACCCCAGTATATGTCTTCTGCTCCATGGTATTTGAATGCAGAGAAACCT AGTCTAAAACATCAAAGGAAATGGAAATCAGATCCAAATTATACAAAATCTTGGTATGATCGAGGTGCAAAAATATTTCAGGCTGACAAGTATAGAAAGGGAGCTTGTGAAAA CTGTGGAGCAATGACTCATAATGCGAAATCATGCATGGAGCGACCTAGAAAGATTGGAGCAAAATGGACCAACATGCATATTGCTCCTGATGAGAAAATAGAAACATTTGAACTTGATTATGATGGCAAGCGGGATCGGTGGAATGGTTTCGATCCCGCAACCTATGCTCGtattattgaaaaatatgaaCAAAGGGATGAGGCTCGGAGGAAGTACTTGAAAGAACAGCAGTTAAAGAAATtggaagagaaaaacaataaacaaaAAGGAGAAAATGAGGTtagtgatgatgatgaggatgaagataccATGAAGGATGATGAGGCTAAAGTTGATGAGAGCAAACAGATGGACTTTGCCAAGGTTGAAAAGCGAGTTAGAACTACTGGAGGTGGCAGTACAGGAACTGTAAG AAATTTGCGTATCCGGGAGGACATTGCCAAATACCTTTTAAATCTTGATGTCAATTCAGCTTATTATGATCCAAAGACCCGTTCCATGCGAGAGGACCCCCTTCCTGATGCAGATCCTAACGAGAAATTCTATGGT GGAGACAACCAATATAGAATAAGTGGACAAGCTTTGGAGTTCAAACAACTTAATGTTCATGCTTGGGAGGCATTTGAGAAAGGGAAAGATATCCACTTGCAAGCTGCACCTTCCCAAGCTGAATTGCTGTTTAAGGATTTTAAGATAATCAAAGAGAAGTTGAAGTCACAAACAAAGGCTGCCATAATGGAGAAGTATGGAAATGCAGCAACTCAAGAAGAGCTTCCGAAAGAGCTTCTCTTAGGACAAACAGAGAGACAAGTTGAATATGATCGTGCTGGAAGAGTCATTAAAGGCCTG GAGACCTCTCTTCCGAAAAGCAAGTATGAAGAAGATGTATATATTAATAATCACACTAGCGTATGGGGTTCATGGTGGAAGGATCACCAATGGGGCTACAAATGTTGTAAACAAACCATAAGAAACAGCTATTGCACTGGGGCTGCAGGAATTGAAGCTGCTGAGACAGCAGCAGATTTAATGAAGGCAAACATTGAACATAAAGCAGCATCTGAAG atACTCCTACTCAAGCAGAGGAGAAAAAGCTTGCTGCTTGGGGAACTGATGTGCCTGCTGACCTTGTCCTGGATCAGAAAAAACTTGCCAATGCCCTTAAAAAG GAGGATGAAAGAAAGAGGGAGGAAAAAGATGAGAGGAAGCGCAAGTATAATGTTAGATGGAATGATGAG GTCACTCCTGAGGAGATGGAGGCATATAGGATGAAAAGGGTCCATTATGATGATCCAATGAAAGATTTTCTGCATTAG
- the LOC112776334 gene encoding pre-mRNA-splicing factor SLU7-A isoform X2, producing the protein MSSAPWYLNAEKPSLKHQRKWKSDPNYTKSWYDRGAKIFQADKYRKGACENCGAMTHNAKSCMERPRKIGAKWTNMHIAPDEKIETFELDYDGKRDRWNGFDPATYARIIEKYEQRDEARRKYLKEQQLKKLEEKNNKQKGENEVSDDDEDEDTMKDDEAKVDESKQMDFAKVEKRVRTTGGGSTGTVRNLRIREDIAKYLLNLDVNSAYYDPKTRSMREDPLPDADPNEKFYGGDNQYRISGQALEFKQLNVHAWEAFEKGKDIHLQAAPSQAELLFKDFKIIKEKLKSQTKAAIMEKYGNAATQEELPKELLLGQTERQVEYDRAGRVIKGLETSLPKSKYEEDVYINNHTSVWGSWWKDHQWGYKCCKQTIRNSYCTGAAGIEAAETAADLMKANIEHKAASEDTPTQAEEKKLAAWGTDVPADLVLDQKKLANALKKEDERKREEKDERKRKYNVRWNDEVTPEEMEAYRMKRVHYDDPMKDFLH; encoded by the exons ATGTCTTCTGCTCCATGGTATTTGAATGCAGAGAAACCT AGTCTAAAACATCAAAGGAAATGGAAATCAGATCCAAATTATACAAAATCTTGGTATGATCGAGGTGCAAAAATATTTCAGGCTGACAAGTATAGAAAGGGAGCTTGTGAAAA CTGTGGAGCAATGACTCATAATGCGAAATCATGCATGGAGCGACCTAGAAAGATTGGAGCAAAATGGACCAACATGCATATTGCTCCTGATGAGAAAATAGAAACATTTGAACTTGATTATGATGGCAAGCGGGATCGGTGGAATGGTTTCGATCCCGCAACCTATGCTCGtattattgaaaaatatgaaCAAAGGGATGAGGCTCGGAGGAAGTACTTGAAAGAACAGCAGTTAAAGAAATtggaagagaaaaacaataaacaaaAAGGAGAAAATGAGGTtagtgatgatgatgaggatgaagataccATGAAGGATGATGAGGCTAAAGTTGATGAGAGCAAACAGATGGACTTTGCCAAGGTTGAAAAGCGAGTTAGAACTACTGGAGGTGGCAGTACAGGAACTGTAAG AAATTTGCGTATCCGGGAGGACATTGCCAAATACCTTTTAAATCTTGATGTCAATTCAGCTTATTATGATCCAAAGACCCGTTCCATGCGAGAGGACCCCCTTCCTGATGCAGATCCTAACGAGAAATTCTATGGT GGAGACAACCAATATAGAATAAGTGGACAAGCTTTGGAGTTCAAACAACTTAATGTTCATGCTTGGGAGGCATTTGAGAAAGGGAAAGATATCCACTTGCAAGCTGCACCTTCCCAAGCTGAATTGCTGTTTAAGGATTTTAAGATAATCAAAGAGAAGTTGAAGTCACAAACAAAGGCTGCCATAATGGAGAAGTATGGAAATGCAGCAACTCAAGAAGAGCTTCCGAAAGAGCTTCTCTTAGGACAAACAGAGAGACAAGTTGAATATGATCGTGCTGGAAGAGTCATTAAAGGCCTG GAGACCTCTCTTCCGAAAAGCAAGTATGAAGAAGATGTATATATTAATAATCACACTAGCGTATGGGGTTCATGGTGGAAGGATCACCAATGGGGCTACAAATGTTGTAAACAAACCATAAGAAACAGCTATTGCACTGGGGCTGCAGGAATTGAAGCTGCTGAGACAGCAGCAGATTTAATGAAGGCAAACATTGAACATAAAGCAGCATCTGAAG atACTCCTACTCAAGCAGAGGAGAAAAAGCTTGCTGCTTGGGGAACTGATGTGCCTGCTGACCTTGTCCTGGATCAGAAAAAACTTGCCAATGCCCTTAAAAAG GAGGATGAAAGAAAGAGGGAGGAAAAAGATGAGAGGAAGCGCAAGTATAATGTTAGATGGAATGATGAG GTCACTCCTGAGGAGATGGAGGCATATAGGATGAAAAGGGTCCATTATGATGATCCAATGAAAGATTTTCTGCATTAG